From the genome of Scytonema hofmannii PCC 7110, one region includes:
- the thiO gene encoding glycine oxidase ThiO: MTSNVLIIGGGIIGLAIAIELKLRGAKVTLVSQNFQTAATHAAAGMLAPSAEKISHKAMLELCQRSLSSYSDWTHKLETFTGLNTGYWSCGILTPVLEERGREGERERGREGESNPPILPSSSPSYWLDRETIHQYQSGLGEDAIGGWWYPEDAQVDNRALAQAMLAAAKSLGVEIKEGVAVEGIQQQQRLVVGVQTNAGVIQAEHYVLATGAWSNAVFPLPVRPRKGQMLSVRVPKNEPDLPLTRVLFGEEIYIVPRRDGRIIIGATIEDVGFTPNNTPAGIQSLLQKAIRLYPQLQHYPIEELWWGFRPATADELPILGTSPCENLTFAVGHYRNGILLAPITAALIADLILEQKSDPLLSHFHYSRFHTKSSTTSMLTLPTPPLPTTPPPPLPLQDTPLQIAGKTFNSRLMTGTGKYRNIEEMQQSVVASDCQIVTVAVRRVQTNAPGHEGLAEALDWSKIWMLPNTAGCHTAEEAIRVARLGREMAKLLGQEDNNFVKLEVIPDSKYLLPDPIGTLQAAEQLVKEGFAVLPYINADPILAQRLEEVGCATVMPLASPIGSGQGLKTTANIQIIIENANVPVVVDAGIGTPSEAAQAMEMGADALLINSAIALSQNPPAMARAMNLASVAGRLAYLAGRMPLKNYASASSPLTGTVN, encoded by the coding sequence ATGACTAGTAACGTTTTAATTATTGGTGGCGGCATTATTGGATTGGCGATCGCCATAGAACTAAAATTGCGCGGGGCTAAAGTCACACTAGTAAGCCAAAACTTTCAAACCGCCGCAACTCATGCAGCAGCTGGAATGCTGGCACCTAGTGCTGAAAAAATTTCCCATAAAGCCATGCTAGAGTTATGCCAGCGTTCTTTGTCCTCATATTCCGACTGGACGCACAAACTGGAAACTTTTACAGGATTAAACACTGGTTATTGGTCTTGCGGTATCCTGACACCAGTTCTTGAGGAAAGAGGGAGAGAGGGAGAGAGGGAGAGAGGGAGAGAGGGAGAGAGTAATCCCCCTATCCTCCCCTCCTCGTCCCCAAGTTACTGGCTGGATCGAGAAACAATACACCAGTACCAATCTGGTTTGGGAGAAGACGCGATCGGCGGCTGGTGGTATCCTGAAGACGCACAAGTGGATAATCGCGCCTTAGCACAAGCAATGTTAGCTGCTGCCAAATCTCTTGGTGTTGAAATCAAAGAGGGTGTTGCGGTTGAAGGAATTCAGCAGCAACAGAGGCTAGTTGTTGGCGTACAAACAAATGCAGGCGTTATCCAAGCCGAACACTATGTTTTGGCAACTGGTGCTTGGTCTAATGCAGTATTTCCACTCCCCGTGCGTCCGCGAAAAGGTCAAATGCTGAGCGTGCGAGTCCCCAAAAATGAGCCGGATTTGCCTTTGACAAGGGTTTTATTTGGGGAAGAAATTTACATTGTCCCGAGACGAGATGGGCGCATTATTATTGGTGCAACCATTGAGGATGTTGGCTTCACTCCCAATAACACCCCAGCCGGAATTCAATCTCTACTACAAAAAGCAATCCGTTTATATCCTCAATTACAGCATTATCCTATTGAGGAACTATGGTGGGGATTTCGCCCTGCGACTGCAGATGAATTACCCATTCTTGGCACCAGTCCCTGTGAAAACCTAACCTTTGCTGTTGGTCATTACCGGAATGGTATTCTTCTAGCACCCATAACAGCAGCATTAATCGCGGATTTGATTTTAGAGCAAAAATCAGACCCCCTACTTTCTCACTTTCACTATTCGCGCTTCCATACCAAGTCATCTACTACTTCAATGCTGACACTTCCTACTCCCCCACTCCCCACCACTCCCCCTCCCCCCCTCCCTCTTCAAGACACACCACTTCAAATTGCTGGCAAAACTTTCAATTCTCGTTTGATGACGGGAACTGGCAAATACCGCAACATTGAGGAAATGCAGCAAAGTGTTGTTGCCAGCGATTGCCAAATTGTCACTGTTGCGGTAAGGCGAGTACAGACAAATGCACCGGGACACGAAGGTTTAGCTGAAGCACTAGATTGGTCAAAAATTTGGATGTTGCCCAACACAGCAGGTTGTCACACTGCGGAAGAAGCCATTCGGGTGGCACGTTTGGGACGGGAAATGGCAAAGCTTTTAGGACAGGAAGATAACAATTTTGTCAAATTAGAAGTTATTCCCGATTCTAAGTATTTGCTACCCGATCCTATTGGAACTTTACAAGCAGCAGAACAATTGGTGAAAGAAGGATTTGCTGTATTGCCTTACATTAACGCTGACCCAATTCTGGCACAGCGTTTGGAAGAAGTGGGTTGTGCTACTGTCATGCCTTTAGCATCCCCCATTGGTTCCGGACAGGGATTGAAAACAACTGCGAATATTCAAATCATCATTGAAAATGCCAATGTACCAGTGGTGGTAGACGCCGGCATTGGAACTCCCTCAGAAGCGGCGCAGGCAATGGAGATGGGCGCAGATGCGTTGTTAATTAATAGTGCGATCGCTTTATCACAAAACCCACCCGCAATGGCACGGGCTATGAATTTGGCTTCCGTTGCAGGTCGTTTGGCTTACCTTGCTGGCAGAATGCCTTTGAAAAACTACGCTAGTGCTAGTTCTCCTTTAACTGGAACAGTTAATTAG
- the psb34 gene encoding photosystem II assembly protein Psb34 yields the protein MPYTTEEGGRLNNFAREPKVYQAEPPNQKQQLNYVVLGAIGLVLVGGLIFVAFSVSALS from the coding sequence ATGCCCTACACAACAGAAGAAGGTGGTCGCCTAAATAACTTTGCTAGAGAACCAAAAGTTTATCAAGCAGAACCTCCCAATCAAAAGCAACAGCTAAACTACGTTGTCCTGGGAGCTATTGGTTTAGTGTTAGTGGGTGGTTTGATTTTCGTTGCGTTTTCTGTATCTGCACTCAGCTAA
- a CDS encoding tetratricopeptide repeat protein, with protein MNVNETTPSDNSAWNRQVYQRLKLALSIGLRRQIFLAVCDDLNLRNQVAARLHSTLASPVGQVLYQPSSTQEASSTSAYPRLVTLRLNLSDPNPIAQINQWLSSYPPPIIGTSKETPGRALPVPAFQIVGVEQLTRQSVTIQRLFLHYLRLSEQQLSNFESSLLLWIPRPWLHAIQQSAPQFWRYRTGVFVFAGEPTPTSQNKSSPERFSSSKDPDLGNLDQSFLEESVLQEDYDFQKQLPVNRGHKPQEPSGAKSEILASIPFQDEPTDTSDRTEPLAPQRVSHISKELTELVLATLNSAISEDNDQNSQVREILEEIEEAHSQPGSGVKIAVAYQRLGNLYRLQIEQGQSTLENLMVAILAYQEAITHDESSPQVPDILNDLGTLYWMLYRTPPNSEEGQAYIEQGIEFYHLALKLISPETHPDTYARVQNNLGTAYGDLARFANPAENWQQAVFAYSEALRFRTAEMEPLKYAACQNNLGTAYWHLAQYNQPVEHLKKAIAAYNLALTHYNPEQEPLKYGMIQNNIGTAYWNIAQYEQPPENLRSAIEAYSEALKYRTPTNVPPACAATQNNLGTAYWHLANQAQTPREEKQKLLEQCVVSYGESLSLAHSLGGMSLSFDIFATHNNLGLAHYQLATDQYFSLEKAERSKHLEAALDNHLQALNGLSKQPDAYQTTFTYVVKTIRAFHNELGIQGQNLALSKVPGQLLPEILPKL; from the coding sequence ATGAATGTGAATGAAACTACACCCTCTGATAATTCCGCTTGGAATCGGCAAGTTTACCAACGCCTAAAACTTGCCCTTAGTATAGGTTTGCGGCGACAAATTTTTTTGGCAGTGTGTGATGATTTAAACCTGAGGAATCAGGTGGCTGCACGCTTGCACTCAACGTTGGCTTCTCCTGTTGGACAAGTGTTGTATCAGCCGTCTTCCACTCAGGAAGCTAGCAGCACATCAGCTTATCCGCGATTGGTCACTTTAAGGTTGAATTTAAGCGATCCCAATCCTATCGCGCAGATCAATCAATGGCTGTCAAGTTATCCACCGCCTATTATTGGCACATCTAAAGAGACTCCAGGAAGAGCTTTACCAGTACCAGCATTTCAGATAGTAGGTGTTGAGCAGCTCACTAGACAATCAGTGACGATACAGCGTCTATTCTTGCACTACTTGCGCTTATCGGAACAACAACTGTCCAATTTTGAATCCAGTCTTCTGTTGTGGATACCGCGTCCTTGGCTGCACGCTATCCAGCAATCAGCACCACAGTTTTGGCGTTATCGTACTGGAGTGTTTGTGTTTGCGGGAGAACCTACGCCAACGAGTCAGAATAAGAGTTCGCCAGAACGTTTTTCTAGTTCTAAAGATCCAGATTTGGGTAATCTTGACCAATCTTTTCTAGAAGAATCAGTTCTTCAAGAAGATTACGATTTTCAAAAACAACTGCCAGTTAATCGCGGACATAAACCACAGGAACCGTCTGGTGCCAAATCAGAAATATTGGCAAGTATACCTTTTCAAGATGAACCAACTGATACAAGCGATCGCACAGAGCCTCTTGCACCACAGCGTGTATCTCATATTAGCAAGGAATTAACAGAATTAGTACTGGCAACTCTCAATAGTGCCATCTCAGAAGACAATGACCAAAACTCGCAAGTACGAGAAATCTTAGAAGAAATAGAGGAAGCACACTCACAACCTGGGTCTGGAGTTAAAATAGCGGTTGCTTATCAGCGACTGGGGAATTTATATCGCCTCCAAATTGAACAAGGACAGTCAACCTTGGAAAATTTGATGGTGGCAATTTTAGCTTACCAAGAAGCCATTACCCATGATGAAAGCTCACCTCAAGTCCCAGATATTTTAAATGACTTGGGTACTCTTTACTGGATGCTCTACCGTACCCCACCGAATTCAGAAGAGGGGCAAGCTTACATAGAGCAAGGGATAGAATTTTATCATCTAGCTTTAAAACTGATATCTCCGGAAACACATCCCGACACTTATGCTCGCGTTCAGAATAACTTGGGTACAGCTTACGGCGATTTAGCTCGTTTTGCTAATCCAGCAGAAAACTGGCAACAAGCAGTTTTCGCTTACAGCGAAGCGCTGCGGTTCCGAACAGCAGAAATGGAACCCTTGAAATATGCTGCTTGTCAGAATAATTTGGGTACAGCTTACTGGCATTTGGCACAGTATAACCAACCAGTCGAGCATTTAAAGAAAGCGATCGCAGCCTACAACTTAGCGCTAACTCACTATAACCCAGAACAAGAACCGCTCAAGTACGGCATGATTCAGAATAACATCGGTACAGCGTACTGGAACATTGCCCAATACGAACAGCCACCAGAAAATTTACGTTCAGCCATTGAGGCGTACAGTGAAGCACTGAAGTATCGTACTCCTACTAATGTTCCCCCTGCTTGTGCGGCTACTCAAAATAATCTTGGTACTGCTTATTGGCATTTGGCAAATCAAGCGCAAACACCAAGAGAAGAAAAGCAAAAATTGTTAGAGCAGTGTGTTGTTTCTTATGGAGAATCCCTTTCTCTCGCACACTCCTTAGGTGGTATGTCTTTGAGCTTTGATATATTTGCCACCCACAATAATTTAGGATTAGCGCATTATCAACTGGCAACAGATCAGTATTTTAGTTTAGAAAAAGCAGAACGTTCCAAACATTTAGAAGCAGCGTTAGACAATCATTTACAAGCGTTAAATGGATTGAGCAAACAACCCGATGCTTATCAAACAACCTTTACGTATGTAGTTAAGACTATCAGGGCATTCCATAACGAATTGGGAATTCAAGGACAAAATTTAGCTTTATCCAAAGTTCCCGGTCAGTTATTACCAGAGATTTTGCCAAAGTTGTGA
- the cimA gene encoding citramalate synthase yields MTANSSSQLWIYDTTLRDGTQREGLSVSIEDKLRIARRLDRLGIPFIEGGWPGANPKDVQFFWHLQEEPLTQAEIVAFCFTRRPNKIASEDPMIQAILAAGTRWVTIVGKSWDLQVTEGLKTTLAENLAMIQDTIDYLRSQGRRVIYDAEHWFDGYKHNRDYALQTLETAIASGAEWITLCDTNGGVLPHEITETVQAVNSHLSFVMSQKPMTNDKEQRTIPLLGIHAHNDSDTAVANTIAAVMAGAKMVQGTINGYGERCGNANLCSLIPNLQLKLGYQCLEDRKISHITETSRFVSEVVNLAPDEHAPFVGRSAFAHKGGLHVSAVERNPLTYEHIQPEKIGNRRRIVISEQSGVSNVLAKARTFGIELDKNNPKTGQILQRLKVLENEGYQFEAAEASFELLMREALGNRQSFFEVKGFQVHCDLVQGEETTSALATVKVAVSGRDILEVAEGNGPVAALDAALRKALVNFYPQIASFELTDYKVRILNGHTGTAAKTRVLVESGNGHQRWTTVGVSTNILAASYQAVVEGLEYGLLLHSQAEVALMS; encoded by the coding sequence ATGACTGCAAATTCATCATCACAGCTTTGGATTTATGACACCACGTTACGGGATGGCACTCAACGCGAAGGGTTATCAGTTTCTATAGAAGATAAGTTACGCATTGCCCGCAGACTAGATCGATTGGGAATTCCTTTTATAGAAGGTGGTTGGCCTGGTGCAAATCCGAAAGACGTGCAGTTTTTTTGGCATCTTCAAGAAGAACCCTTGACTCAAGCAGAAATTGTTGCTTTTTGTTTTACTCGACGCCCCAATAAAATAGCTTCAGAAGACCCAATGATCCAAGCAATTCTGGCGGCTGGTACTCGTTGGGTCACGATTGTTGGGAAGTCCTGGGATTTACAAGTGACCGAAGGGCTGAAAACAACACTGGCAGAAAATTTGGCCATGATTCAAGACACAATTGACTATCTTCGCAGTCAAGGGCGTCGTGTTATCTATGATGCAGAACATTGGTTTGATGGTTACAAGCACAATCGAGATTATGCTTTACAAACATTAGAGACTGCGATCGCATCTGGTGCTGAGTGGATAACTCTTTGCGATACCAATGGTGGTGTTTTGCCCCATGAAATTACTGAAACTGTCCAAGCCGTCAACAGTCATTTATCATTTGTTATGAGTCAAAAACCCATGACAAATGACAAAGAACAAAGAACAATCCCCCTATTAGGTATTCATGCTCATAACGATTCAGATACAGCAGTTGCGAACACAATAGCTGCTGTCATGGCAGGGGCAAAAATGGTACAAGGCACGATAAATGGATATGGCGAACGTTGCGGCAACGCCAATCTTTGTTCTTTAATTCCCAACTTGCAGTTAAAATTGGGTTATCAGTGTCTTGAAGATCGCAAAATATCTCACATTACAGAAACCAGCCGCTTTGTCAGCGAAGTTGTGAATCTTGCGCCTGACGAACATGCTCCTTTTGTAGGACGTTCGGCTTTTGCTCACAAAGGTGGTCTTCATGTATCGGCGGTAGAACGAAATCCCCTCACATACGAACACATACAACCAGAAAAAATCGGAAATCGTCGCCGGATAGTCATTTCCGAACAATCAGGAGTGAGTAACGTTTTAGCGAAAGCACGAACTTTTGGGATTGAACTGGATAAAAACAATCCAAAAACCGGGCAAATTCTGCAACGTCTCAAAGTTTTAGAAAATGAAGGATATCAATTTGAGGCAGCAGAAGCAAGTTTTGAGTTGTTAATGCGCGAGGCTTTAGGAAACCGTCAGTCCTTCTTTGAAGTTAAAGGCTTCCAAGTTCACTGTGACTTAGTTCAAGGTGAAGAAACAACAAGTGCGCTTGCGACTGTAAAAGTTGCTGTGAGTGGTAGAGATATTCTGGAAGTTGCAGAAGGGAATGGACCTGTTGCGGCATTAGATGCGGCATTACGCAAGGCTTTGGTGAATTTCTACCCGCAAATTGCTTCCTTTGAACTGACAGATTACAAAGTGAGAATTTTGAACGGGCATACAGGGACAGCAGCGAAAACCCGAGTTTTAGTAGAATCGGGCAACGGGCATCAACGCTGGACTACTGTGGGAGTTTCGACCAACATTTTGGCAGCTTCCTATCAAGCTGTTGTTGAGGGCTTGGAATACGGTTTATTGCTACACTCTCAAGCTGAGGTGGCGTTAATGAGTTAG